Proteins found in one Gemmatimonas sp. genomic segment:
- a CDS encoding efflux RND transporter periplasmic adaptor subunit — MTKGVKFGIGGVVVIAVAALAVISAKKNSTKPVEVRTEAVEARDLVASVTASGQIQPRTKVDVSADVTGKIVRLSVKEGDFVKKGQFLLQIDPEQVTAALQRSEAFLASSRAQAAQSRASLLQAQRNYERSLQIKQQSPALISDEQLEQLKTQADVNKELAAAASFSVDQAVASVRDARQALNRTTIVAPMSGKITRLNVEEGETAIMGTLNKDAATLMTISDMSVLETKVKVDETDVARISVGDSALIQIDAFPDTTFVGRVVEISNSSVTKSAAANTGDQAIDYEVRVELVNPPQDTRPDFSATAKIVTASRTKVLSIPIIALTVRENEDLPNGDSAVTVGRQPTKEVGKRDVEGVFVVGTDNKVSFRPVKVGIAGERHFEVLDGLKSGETIVAGTYQAIRELKDGAMIKTAIVEDKKAPATGKKP; from the coding sequence ATGACGAAAGGCGTAAAGTTCGGGATCGGCGGCGTCGTAGTGATCGCCGTTGCTGCCCTTGCAGTAATCAGCGCGAAGAAGAACAGCACGAAGCCGGTGGAAGTGCGTACCGAAGCCGTAGAAGCACGAGATCTCGTGGCCTCGGTGACGGCCAGCGGACAGATTCAGCCGCGTACGAAGGTCGACGTATCGGCCGACGTGACGGGCAAGATCGTGCGCCTCTCCGTGAAAGAGGGCGACTTCGTGAAGAAGGGACAGTTCCTGCTGCAGATCGACCCGGAGCAGGTCACCGCGGCCTTACAGCGCTCGGAAGCGTTCCTTGCCTCGTCGCGGGCCCAGGCCGCGCAGTCGCGGGCCAGCCTGCTGCAGGCGCAGCGCAACTACGAGCGCTCGCTGCAAATCAAGCAGCAGTCACCGGCGCTGATCAGCGACGAACAGCTCGAACAGCTCAAGACGCAGGCTGACGTGAACAAGGAATTGGCGGCGGCCGCCAGCTTCAGCGTGGATCAGGCCGTGGCCTCGGTGCGTGACGCGCGTCAGGCGCTCAATCGCACCACGATCGTCGCGCCGATGAGCGGCAAGATCACTCGCCTGAACGTCGAAGAGGGCGAAACAGCCATCATGGGGACGCTGAACAAGGATGCGGCGACGCTCATGACGATCAGCGATATGAGTGTGCTCGAAACGAAGGTCAAGGTCGACGAAACCGATGTCGCGCGCATCAGCGTCGGTGACTCGGCGCTCATCCAGATCGACGCCTTCCCCGATACCACGTTCGTGGGCCGCGTCGTCGAAATCTCGAACAGCTCGGTCACGAAGTCGGCCGCCGCCAACACCGGCGACCAGGCCATCGATTACGAAGTGCGTGTCGAGCTCGTGAACCCGCCGCAGGACACCCGCCCCGACTTCTCGGCCACCGCGAAGATCGTGACGGCGTCGCGGACCAAGGTGCTCAGCATCCCGATCATCGCCCTCACGGTCCGTGAGAACGAAGACCTCCCGAACGGCGACTCGGCGGTCACCGTCGGCCGTCAGCCGACGAAGGAAGTCGGCAAGCGCGACGTGGAAGGCGTGTTCGTGGTAGGCACCGACAACAAAGTCAGCTTCCGTCCCGTAAAGGTCGGGATCGCCGGCGAGCGTCATTTCGAAGTGCTCGACGGACTGAAGAGCGGCGAGACCATCGTGGCCGGCACGTATCAGGCGATCCGCGAACTCAAGGATGGCGCCATGATCAAGACGGCGATCGTGGAAGACAAGAAGGCGCCGGCAACCGGAAAGAAGCCGTGA
- a CDS encoding ABC transporter ATP-binding protein produces MGGEIVRALRGVDLAIRRNEYVAIMGPSGSGKSTLMNLIGCLDTPNEGEYWLNGMLVSTMSDDALARVRNKEIGFVFQTFNLLPRASALQNVELPLVYAGISADERKKRATEALERVQLGQRMHHRPNELSGGQRQRVAIARALVNRPSILLADEPTGNLDSQTSEEIMRVFEELATQGQTVVMVTHEPDIAVHAKRIIVLRDGVISSDETRAQYALKITGERVH; encoded by the coding sequence ATGGGCGGCGAAATTGTCCGCGCGTTGCGTGGCGTCGATCTGGCCATCCGGCGCAACGAGTATGTCGCGATCATGGGTCCGTCGGGCTCGGGCAAGTCAACGCTCATGAATCTCATCGGCTGTCTCGATACGCCGAACGAAGGCGAGTACTGGCTGAACGGCATGCTGGTCAGCACGATGTCCGACGATGCACTGGCCCGCGTGCGCAACAAGGAAATCGGTTTCGTGTTTCAGACGTTCAACCTTCTGCCCCGCGCGTCGGCGCTGCAGAACGTCGAACTCCCGCTCGTGTACGCCGGCATCTCGGCCGACGAACGGAAGAAGCGCGCCACCGAGGCACTGGAGCGTGTGCAGCTTGGTCAGCGCATGCATCACCGGCCCAACGAACTCTCCGGTGGTCAGCGTCAGCGCGTCGCCATCGCGCGCGCCCTCGTGAATCGTCCGTCCATTCTGCTCGCCGACGAACCGACTGGTAACCTCGACTCGCAGACCTCGGAAGAGATCATGCGCGTGTTCGAAGAGCTTGCGACGCAGGGGCAGACCGTCGTCATGGTCACGCACGAACCGGACATCGCCGTGCACGCCAAGCGCATCATCGTGTTGCGCGACGGCGTCATTTCAAGCGACGAAACGCGGGCCCAGTACGCCCTCAAGATTACCGGTGAGCGCGTGCACTAG
- a CDS encoding ABC transporter permease: protein MDRILLALEGIGMALDAIRANKVRAGLTIAGVAIGVFVVVAMGATVHGIKQSFQSDLDEFGATSFQVRRRGVGINTCDGSDDSCPERRNPAISLVEWRAIAALPDVETATAWLSGQSNFDYRDRHVTNVGYDAQSTDWIKTDVADISPGRSFSASEHDAGAQVVLVNDTLKNRLFGDSDPIGKQIAIEGKQFTVIGVFHTKAGFLKTMDGRGPDKPRAILPMMTAYRHLDVWRRGLMMMVKPRGEVAQAQVMDNVTELLRSRRGLKPGQINNFALVAQDRMMETFDQLFGAIFMVGLALSAVGLLVGGVGVIAIMMISVTERTREIGVRKALGATRATILWQFLVEAATLTSIGASVGLIIGSILAWIVRTNTPVPTSIPASAIITAIAASIATGVIFGMLPALRASRLDPVEALRHE, encoded by the coding sequence ATGGATCGTATTCTCCTCGCGTTGGAAGGGATCGGCATGGCGCTCGATGCCATCCGGGCGAACAAGGTGCGCGCCGGTCTCACGATTGCCGGCGTCGCGATCGGTGTTTTCGTGGTGGTCGCCATGGGCGCCACGGTGCATGGTATCAAGCAGAGCTTCCAGTCGGACCTCGACGAGTTCGGGGCGACGTCGTTCCAGGTACGACGGCGCGGCGTTGGCATCAACACCTGTGACGGCTCCGACGACAGCTGTCCGGAGCGGCGAAATCCGGCCATTTCGCTCGTGGAATGGCGCGCCATCGCCGCCCTCCCCGATGTGGAGACTGCCACCGCCTGGTTGTCGGGTCAGAGCAACTTCGATTACCGCGATCGCCACGTGACCAACGTCGGCTACGACGCGCAGAGCACGGACTGGATCAAGACCGACGTGGCCGACATTTCGCCGGGTCGGAGCTTCTCCGCATCAGAGCATGACGCCGGCGCTCAGGTGGTGCTGGTGAATGACACGCTGAAGAATCGGTTGTTCGGCGACTCCGACCCGATCGGCAAGCAGATTGCCATCGAGGGGAAGCAGTTCACGGTGATCGGCGTATTCCACACGAAAGCCGGCTTCCTGAAAACCATGGATGGCCGCGGACCCGACAAGCCGCGCGCGATCCTGCCCATGATGACGGCCTACCGGCACCTCGACGTCTGGCGTCGGGGACTCATGATGATGGTAAAGCCACGCGGCGAGGTGGCGCAGGCGCAGGTGATGGACAACGTGACGGAGTTGCTGCGTTCGCGTCGCGGACTTAAGCCGGGGCAGATCAACAACTTTGCGTTGGTCGCCCAAGACCGGATGATGGAGACGTTTGACCAGCTGTTCGGCGCCATCTTCATGGTGGGGCTGGCGCTGTCGGCCGTAGGGCTGCTGGTCGGCGGGGTGGGGGTGATCGCGATCATGATGATCTCCGTGACCGAACGAACCCGTGAAATCGGGGTCCGGAAGGCTTTGGGAGCCACCCGCGCCACGATCCTGTGGCAATTCCTGGTCGAGGCGGCCACGCTCACCTCGATCGGCGCGTCGGTGGGGCTCATTATCGGCAGCATCCTCGCGTGGATCGTGCGGACCAACACGCCGGTTCCCACGTCCATTCCAGCTTCTGCGATCATCACGGCGATTGCGGCCAGTATCGCCACCGGCGTCATCTTCGGCATGCTGCCCGCACTGCGCGCCTCTCGCCTCGATCCGGTGGAAGCGCTTCGGCACGAATAG
- a CDS encoding ABC transporter permease produces the protein MPFMEAVRLALATIRVQKLKSFFTLIGVTIGVMFLIAVVSIVEGMSRYVENDFAGKLFGVNTFTLRRWNDFNTDDNLDWREIQRRPRLFAYDADLVRSVLPPGSSSAITNETFMNANSPFARPRQVQAVATEAAYFTIKKFNVTLGRAFGPQEVNIGARVLVIGVDVAEHFFKGLDPIGRELRMNGVPYEVIGVIEKQGSVFGFSLDRLAIAPYTSPLHRAIRPRGDIEAMIVQAPTKDLVSDGMDAAREALRASRRMPPGKPDNFALETQDEAMAFFDGIKSKMVIFGTALPAIGLVVGAMVIMNIMLVAVAERTREIGVRKALGARRRDIMSQFLVESATLSVVGAAVGIGLGIGLAATIAALTPLPAAVAPWSIVAALVVGAGVGIGAGIYPASRAARLDPITALRQE, from the coding sequence ATGCCCTTCATGGAAGCTGTCCGCTTGGCCCTCGCCACGATTCGCGTACAGAAGCTCAAGAGCTTCTTTACGCTCATCGGCGTCACGATCGGCGTGATGTTCCTCATCGCCGTGGTCTCGATCGTGGAAGGCATGAGTCGATATGTCGAGAACGATTTCGCCGGCAAGCTGTTCGGTGTGAACACGTTCACGCTGCGTCGGTGGAACGACTTCAACACCGATGACAACCTCGACTGGCGCGAGATCCAGCGCCGTCCCCGGTTGTTCGCGTACGATGCCGACTTGGTACGCTCCGTGCTTCCACCGGGATCATCATCGGCGATCACGAACGAAACGTTCATGAACGCGAACTCGCCCTTCGCCCGTCCGCGGCAGGTGCAAGCCGTCGCGACCGAAGCCGCGTACTTCACGATCAAGAAGTTCAACGTCACCCTTGGCCGTGCCTTCGGTCCGCAGGAAGTGAACATCGGTGCGCGCGTGCTTGTGATCGGCGTGGACGTGGCCGAGCACTTCTTCAAAGGTCTCGATCCGATCGGCCGCGAGCTGCGCATGAACGGCGTGCCCTACGAGGTGATCGGAGTGATCGAGAAGCAGGGGTCGGTGTTCGGGTTCTCGCTCGACCGACTCGCGATCGCCCCGTACACGAGTCCCCTCCACCGCGCGATCCGGCCGCGAGGAGACATCGAAGCGATGATCGTGCAGGCCCCGACCAAGGATCTGGTGTCCGATGGTATGGACGCGGCGCGTGAAGCCTTGCGGGCCTCGCGAAGAATGCCACCGGGAAAGCCTGATAATTTCGCACTGGAAACGCAGGACGAGGCGATGGCCTTCTTCGATGGCATCAAGTCGAAGATGGTCATCTTCGGCACCGCGCTTCCGGCGATCGGCCTCGTGGTGGGCGCGATGGTGATCATGAACATCATGCTGGTGGCGGTTGCCGAGCGGACGCGTGAGATCGGTGTACGCAAAGCACTCGGTGCGCGGCGCCGTGACATCATGTCGCAGTTTCTGGTCGAGTCGGCCACGCTGAGCGTCGTGGGCGCCGCGGTCGGTATCGGGCTCGGGATTGGCTTGGCGGCGACCATCGCCGCGCTGACGCCGCTGCCCGCGGCCGTCGCACCGTGGTCGATCGTGGCAGCGCTTGTAGTCGGCGCGGGCGTCGGCATCGGCGCCGGTATCTATCCAGCGAGTCGGGCGGCCCGACTCGATCCCATCACCGCGCTGCGGCAGGAATAG
- a CDS encoding ABC transporter permease has protein sequence MQFFEAIRLALNTIRVQKLKSAFTLLGVCIGVMFLISVVSIVEGMGRYMEEDLIGKLIGVNTFELRSRPNINIGDMDEATWEEYRRRPRLELLDVAPVTNALPADAKWYITSEDQVAITSATSGKPRTTRVFAVDGQYFDVKNLGVTAGRILSEQELSRGEKSVVIGIDAAERLFPGLDPLGRELKMGGVPYRVVGVAESQGKAFGMSFDNFIVTSWRSPARRLLNSRPNIVDAVAIQSPSPEAMTETMEIVRSVMRAQRHLRPAQKDNFALQTADSALEFWNKIKSYLVLAGIALPAIGLVVGAIVIMNIMLVAVSERTREIGVRKALGAKRRDILMQFLIEASTLGIVGSAIGVALGIGLAEGISAFSPLPASVAPWSIVVGIALGAGVGVVSGVYPASRASRLDPITALRQE, from the coding sequence ATGCAGTTTTTCGAAGCCATTCGATTGGCCCTCAACACCATCCGTGTGCAGAAGCTCAAGAGCGCGTTCACGCTGCTCGGCGTCTGCATCGGTGTGATGTTCCTGATTTCCGTCGTCTCGATCGTGGAGGGGATGGGGCGGTACATGGAAGAGGACCTGATCGGCAAACTGATCGGCGTCAATACGTTCGAGTTGCGCAGTCGCCCCAACATCAACATCGGCGACATGGATGAGGCCACCTGGGAAGAGTACCGGCGCCGGCCACGGCTCGAGCTACTCGATGTCGCACCGGTAACCAACGCCCTGCCGGCCGACGCCAAGTGGTATATCACCAGCGAAGATCAGGTCGCCATCACCTCCGCGACCAGCGGCAAGCCGCGCACCACACGGGTCTTCGCGGTGGATGGTCAGTACTTCGACGTGAAGAATCTCGGCGTGACCGCCGGCCGCATTCTCTCCGAGCAGGAACTTTCACGTGGTGAGAAGTCGGTGGTGATCGGCATCGATGCCGCCGAGCGACTCTTTCCCGGACTCGACCCGCTTGGCCGCGAGCTCAAAATGGGTGGTGTTCCCTATCGCGTGGTCGGTGTGGCGGAGTCGCAGGGCAAAGCCTTTGGTATGTCGTTCGACAATTTCATCGTGACGTCGTGGCGTTCACCGGCGCGCCGGCTGCTCAACTCGCGGCCCAACATTGTCGATGCGGTGGCGATTCAGTCGCCGAGTCCCGAAGCGATGACCGAGACGATGGAAATCGTGCGGTCCGTCATGCGCGCGCAACGACATCTCCGGCCGGCGCAGAAGGACAACTTCGCGCTACAGACCGCCGACTCGGCGCTGGAGTTCTGGAACAAGATCAAGAGCTACCTGGTGCTTGCCGGCATCGCGCTCCCCGCGATCGGACTCGTAGTCGGTGCCATCGTGATCATGAACATCATGCTCGTCGCCGTCTCCGAACGCACGCGGGAGATCGGCGTGCGCAAAGCGCTCGGTGCCAAGCGTCGGGACATTCTCATGCAGTTCCTGATCGAGGCCTCGACCCTTGGCATTGTCGGCTCGGCGATCGGCGTGGCGCTGGGGATCGGGCTGGCCGAGGGGATTTCGGCGTTCTCTCCGTTGCCGGCCAGCGTGGCGCCGTGGTCCATCGTGGTCGGTATCGCGCTTGGTGCCGGCGTCGGGGTCGTGTCCGGTGTGTACCCCGCCAGCCGCGCCTCGCGGCTGGATCCGATCACGGCTCTCCGACAGGAATAG
- a CDS encoding ABC transporter permease, whose protein sequence is MSAFTTRLSAVAEGVRIALDAVRANKVRAGLTILGIAVGVFVVVAISAAIHGINQSVAKDFASTGPTTFFVSRYPISFENCDGSDGTCTWLRNPPIRPNEIESLRRLPSVEAVGERLDWGTKVKYRERELPSASIEGYSAEWTTIGAPEVYPGRAFTSAEARTGARVAVITTLMATRLFDGSDPIGKSVTLNGVPFEVIGVYKDNSSFLSGGERPKAVIPVQSLIRYVGARSSGISLAIKPREGVERDIALDDVTATLRGMRGTRPGGESSFAIITQDKLLDTYNSIFGMFFLVMIALSAVGLIVGGVGVVAIMMISVTERTREIGVRKALGATKATILWQFLVEAATLTGIGGAIGLFVGWLGALGIRSFTPIQASIPPMAVVVALGASAVTGILFGMLPASRAARLDPVEALRYE, encoded by the coding sequence ATGTCTGCCTTTACCACGCGCCTGTCTGCCGTCGCCGAGGGCGTGCGCATCGCACTCGATGCCGTCCGCGCGAACAAGGTCCGCGCCGGTCTCACGATTCTCGGCATCGCCGTCGGTGTGTTCGTGGTCGTCGCCATCTCGGCCGCGATTCACGGCATTAATCAGTCGGTCGCGAAGGACTTTGCGAGTACCGGGCCGACCACGTTTTTCGTATCCCGGTATCCGATCAGCTTCGAAAATTGCGATGGGTCCGACGGCACCTGCACGTGGCTGCGCAATCCCCCGATCCGTCCGAACGAGATCGAAAGTCTGAGGCGCCTGCCGAGCGTGGAAGCGGTGGGCGAGCGACTGGACTGGGGCACGAAGGTCAAGTATCGCGAGCGCGAGTTGCCGTCGGCGAGCATCGAAGGCTACAGCGCTGAATGGACCACGATCGGCGCTCCCGAGGTGTATCCGGGTCGGGCCTTCACGAGCGCCGAAGCACGCACGGGCGCGCGCGTCGCGGTGATCACGACGCTCATGGCCACGCGACTGTTCGATGGTTCCGACCCCATCGGCAAGTCCGTGACATTGAACGGGGTGCCGTTCGAGGTGATCGGTGTGTACAAGGACAACAGCAGCTTCCTATCAGGTGGTGAACGCCCGAAGGCGGTGATTCCCGTGCAGTCGCTCATTCGCTATGTGGGCGCGCGGTCCAGCGGGATCTCGCTGGCGATCAAGCCGCGCGAGGGCGTTGAGCGCGATATCGCGCTCGATGACGTGACGGCCACATTGCGCGGGATGCGCGGCACGCGGCCGGGCGGCGAGTCGTCGTTCGCCATCATCACGCAGGACAAGCTGCTCGATACATACAACAGCATCTTCGGCATGTTCTTTCTGGTCATGATCGCGTTGTCGGCGGTCGGCCTGATTGTCGGCGGCGTTGGCGTCGTGGCGATCATGATGATCTCCGTCACCGAGCGGACCCGGGAGATCGGGGTGCGCAAAGCGCTCGGCGCGACCAAGGCCACGATTCTCTGGCAGTTCCTGGTGGAGGCGGCCACGCTCACCGGTATCGGCGGCGCCATCGGTCTGTTCGTGGGTTGGCTTGGCGCGCTCGGTATCCGCAGCTTCACGCCCATTCAGGCGAGTATCCCACCGATGGCCGTGGTCGTGGCGCTCGGCGCCAGCGCGGTGACCGGTATCCTCTTCGGCATGCTGCCCGCCAGTCGCGCGGCGCGTCTCGATCCCGTCGAAGCGCTCCGCTACGAGTAA
- a CDS encoding TolC family protein: MRIHAFALALGLAVVGTVPVLAAAQTAPAPGAVITLTDALALARRNNPALQSSTNARRTAAAAVRSATGAFIPSVNSSFGGGYREGRPTFFQGQAFGATNDQLNTDASVNASLQLSLATLNDRRAAQANQNATEADIAAAEQRVRNDVTNQYLTALQAQARASLQDTLQATTQTQLQLARARLQVGSGTQLDVQRAEVADGQQRVASLNARNQAAIEIVRLFQTIGIDATPNAKLDANLAAPPAIELATILDMARRTNPALGSFRAREESARRSQASARGAYFPSLSLQAGVSGQSFRLTNTGLLISQSQASTLSAKANCIRSEEVRDRIGLPNSLAQCNAIAFTPAQEAAIRDAQGKYPLDFTRNPYSLSATFSLPVFNGWRREQQVEQASVQRRNAQNDVRGQELRVTADVTAAYLSLSTAQQTVVLQEQNVRTARTALSLAQERYRVGAISIVDLVQARGDYERAETDRITAVYDVQRAFAALENAVGRPIR; the protein is encoded by the coding sequence ATGAGAATTCACGCTTTCGCGCTCGCGCTCGGCCTGGCCGTTGTCGGGACCGTTCCGGTGCTCGCCGCAGCACAGACCGCCCCTGCTCCGGGGGCTGTCATCACGTTGACGGACGCCCTCGCACTCGCGCGCCGGAATAATCCCGCGCTCCAGTCCTCCACCAACGCCCGACGCACGGCCGCCGCGGCGGTCCGCTCCGCGACCGGCGCGTTCATTCCCAGTGTCAACAGCAGTTTCGGCGGAGGCTATCGAGAAGGACGTCCCACGTTCTTCCAGGGTCAGGCCTTCGGTGCCACGAACGATCAGCTGAACACGGACGCCTCGGTGAATGCCAGCCTCCAGCTGTCGCTCGCCACGCTCAATGACCGCCGCGCGGCGCAGGCCAATCAGAACGCGACCGAAGCCGACATCGCCGCCGCCGAGCAGCGCGTGCGAAACGATGTCACCAACCAGTACCTCACGGCCCTGCAGGCGCAGGCTCGGGCGTCGCTGCAGGACACACTCCAGGCGACCACGCAGACGCAGCTCCAGTTGGCCCGCGCGCGGCTCCAGGTCGGTTCCGGCACGCAGCTCGACGTGCAGCGCGCCGAAGTCGCCGATGGACAGCAGCGCGTGGCGTCGTTGAACGCGCGCAATCAGGCCGCCATTGAAATCGTCCGTCTGTTTCAGACGATCGGAATCGACGCGACGCCCAACGCCAAGCTCGACGCCAACCTCGCGGCACCGCCGGCTATCGAGCTCGCCACCATTCTCGACATGGCCCGCCGCACCAATCCGGCCCTCGGCTCATTCCGTGCCCGTGAAGAGTCGGCCCGTCGTTCGCAGGCCTCGGCCCGCGGTGCCTACTTCCCGTCGCTGTCGCTGCAGGCCGGTGTCTCGGGACAAAGCTTTCGCCTTACGAACACTGGGCTACTCATTAGCCAGAGCCAAGCAAGTACCCTGTCGGCGAAAGCCAATTGCATTCGCAGCGAAGAAGTGCGCGACCGTATCGGCCTGCCGAACAGCCTCGCTCAATGCAACGCCATCGCCTTCACGCCAGCACAGGAAGCCGCGATACGCGACGCGCAGGGCAAGTACCCCTTGGACTTCACGCGCAACCCGTACTCGCTGTCTGCCACCTTCTCGCTGCCGGTTTTCAACGGATGGCGCCGCGAGCAGCAGGTCGAGCAGGCCAGTGTGCAACGTCGGAATGCGCAGAACGATGTGCGTGGTCAGGAACTGCGCGTCACGGCCGACGTGACGGCGGCGTACCTCTCGCTGAGCACGGCCCAGCAAACCGTCGTGCTGCAGGAACAGAACGTCCGCACGGCGCGCACCGCGCTCTCGCTGGCCCAGGAACGCTATCGTGTGGGCGCCATCAGCATCGTGGACCTCGTGCAGGCCCGTGGCGACTACGAGCGCGCCGAGACCGACCGTATCACCGCTGTCTACGATGTACAACGGGCATTCGCGGCGCTTGAAAATGCCGTCGGCCGTCCCATCCGCTAA